In Leptolyngbya sp. O-77, the genomic window GCGATCGCAGGTGCCAGAGCGCCAAATTGGTCAAATGTCTGGGCTGGACGAGCTACAGGCTCAAGACTTTGCCCGGATGCGGAGAAACACGGTTCACACGCCTCCCTACCTGAGTTACGACACGCCCATTCCAGGTGCAGTAGAAACTCTGGAGCGCATTCAGCAGGCGGGCATTGATCTGGCGGTGATGACCATGCGACGCACCAGCGAGCTAGACGAGGCGTTTCAGCGGTGCAATTTGGGACGATTCTTTGGGGGCGATCGCCGCTACTGTCTCAGCGATGATTACGTCAAAACGACCGATGTACAAGACAAGCCCCTGCTGATGCAGCGGGCCCTCAACGAGCTGCCTCCCGCAGAAAACTGGATGGTCGGCGATACAGAAGCCGACATTGCGGCTGCAA contains:
- a CDS encoding HAD family hydrolase — encoded protein: MVQKKLRIITDFDGPIMDVSERYYQVYQVCLEQVRRPGQTVKRLSKAEFWQLKRSQVPERQIGQMSGLDELQAQDFARMRRNTVHTPPYLSYDTPIPGAVETLERIQQAGIDLAVMTMRRTSELDEAFQRCNLGRFFGGDRRYCLSDDYVKTTDVQDKPLLMQRALNELPPAENWMVGDTEADIAAAKSHGIPVVSVLSGIRDRTQLSKHQPDWIVHNFAEALEIILQHAGRESAGRESAAWQNIGSSDTYFNAGNR